In the Streptomyces sp. NBC_00525 genome, one interval contains:
- a CDS encoding DUF2530 domain-containing protein → MAKWTPKHEAPEPLEGPIVATITGGTILWFVLFLVQIPFYNWFDDHGHLWWVWTCLAGAGLGLIGIWYVRGRDAALKRAAAAAETAADPQAE, encoded by the coding sequence ATGGCGAAGTGGACACCGAAGCACGAGGCACCGGAGCCCCTGGAGGGCCCGATCGTCGCGACGATCACCGGCGGCACGATCCTCTGGTTCGTCCTCTTCCTCGTCCAGATCCCGTTCTACAACTGGTTCGACGACCACGGCCACCTGTGGTGGGTGTGGACCTGCCTGGCCGGCGCGGGCCTGGGCCTGATCGGCATCTGGTACGTACGCGGCCGCGACGCGGCCCTCAAGCGCGCGGCGGCTGCGGCGGAGACGGCGGCGGACCCGCAGGCCGAATAG
- a CDS encoding ribbon-helix-helix protein, CopG family: protein MGSTVLSLRIDGELLDRLKQHAAKRGMSVQDYVVRTLIRDDFDERFQSAVEETEKFYADEAG from the coding sequence ATGGGATCGACAGTGCTCAGCCTGCGCATAGACGGTGAGCTGCTCGACCGGCTCAAGCAGCATGCCGCAAAACGCGGAATGAGCGTCCAGGACTATGTGGTCCGGACGCTCATTCGCGACGACTTCGACGAACGTTTTCAGTCGGCCGTCGAGGAGACAGAGAAGTTCTACGCCGACGAGGCCGGCTGA
- a CDS encoding NCS2 family permease: MSPSATAKVDATPPPAPQPSGGLDRFFKISERGSSVAREIRGGFATFFAMAYIIVLNPIILGSAKDVNEQFLNGGQLVTATVITAAFSTLLMGVIGNVPIALAAGLGVNTVVALQLAPRMTWPDAMGMVVLAGIVVMLLVATGLRERVMTAVPGSLRKGIAIGIGLFILLIGLVDSGFVSRIPDKAMTTVPLQLGGDGHLNGWPVLIFVLGALLTLILLVRKVPGAILISIVAMTVLALVVNAVADLPAKAWGLTVPEWPGNPVSTPDFGLLGEFSLFGGFQKVGVLTGILFVFTVLLSCFFDAMGTILGVGDEAKLTDPEGNFPGINKVLFIDGVAVAAGGASSSSASTCFVESTAGVGEGARTGLAGVVTGLLFTVALFLTPLATMVPSQAATPALLAVGFLIIAGSVRDIDWSDYTLAIPAFLAMVMMPFTYSITNGIGIGFIAFSVLRLAAGRGREVPVAMYVVSAVFVFYYMMPALGLT, from the coding sequence ATGTCCCCCTCGGCCACCGCCAAGGTCGATGCCACGCCGCCCCCGGCTCCCCAGCCCTCCGGCGGCCTGGACCGCTTCTTCAAGATCTCCGAGCGGGGGTCGTCGGTAGCCCGCGAGATCCGTGGCGGATTCGCGACCTTCTTCGCGATGGCCTACATCATCGTGCTGAACCCGATCATCCTCGGCAGCGCGAAGGACGTGAACGAGCAGTTCCTCAACGGCGGCCAGCTGGTCACCGCGACCGTCATCACCGCCGCGTTCTCCACGCTGCTCATGGGCGTCATCGGCAACGTGCCGATCGCGCTGGCGGCCGGGCTCGGCGTCAACACCGTCGTCGCCCTCCAGCTCGCCCCCCGGATGACCTGGCCGGACGCCATGGGCATGGTGGTCCTCGCGGGCATCGTGGTCATGCTGCTGGTCGCGACCGGCTTGCGGGAACGGGTGATGACCGCCGTACCGGGGTCGCTCCGCAAGGGCATCGCCATCGGCATCGGCCTGTTCATCCTGCTGATCGGCCTGGTGGACTCGGGCTTCGTCTCCCGCATCCCCGACAAGGCGATGACCACGGTCCCGCTCCAGCTCGGCGGCGACGGCCACCTCAACGGCTGGCCGGTCCTGATCTTCGTCCTCGGCGCGCTGCTCACGCTGATCCTGCTCGTCCGCAAGGTGCCGGGCGCGATCCTGATCTCCATCGTGGCGATGACCGTCCTCGCGCTGGTCGTCAACGCCGTGGCGGACCTGCCGGCCAAGGCGTGGGGGCTGACCGTCCCGGAGTGGCCGGGTAATCCGGTGTCGACGCCGGACTTCGGGCTGCTGGGTGAGTTCAGCCTGTTCGGCGGCTTCCAGAAGGTCGGCGTGCTGACCGGCATCCTGTTCGTCTTCACCGTGCTGCTGTCCTGCTTCTTCGACGCGATGGGCACGATCCTCGGCGTCGGCGACGAGGCGAAGCTGACGGACCCCGAGGGCAACTTCCCGGGCATCAACAAGGTGCTGTTCATCGACGGTGTCGCGGTCGCCGCGGGCGGTGCCAGCTCCTCGTCCGCCTCGACCTGCTTCGTGGAGTCCACGGCCGGCGTCGGCGAGGGGGCCCGTACGGGCCTGGCCGGCGTCGTCACGGGCCTGCTGTTCACGGTGGCGCTGTTCCTCACGCCGCTGGCGACCATGGTCCCGTCGCAGGCGGCCACCCCCGCGCTCCTCGCGGTGGGCTTCCTGATCATCGCCGGCTCGGTGCGGGACATCGACTGGAGCGACTACACGCTCGCGATCCCGGCGTTCCTCGCCATGGTCATGATGCCGTTCACGTACTCGATCACCAACGGCATCGGCATCGGCTTCATCGCGTTCAGCGTGCTGCGGCTGGCCGCCGGGCGCGGTCGCGAGGTGCCGGTGGCCATGTACGTCGTGTCGGCGGTCTTCGTCTTCTACTACATGATGCCCGCGCTGGGCCTCACGTAA